One Candidatus Paceibacterota bacterium genomic window carries:
- a CDS encoding Fic family protein, whose translation MNYNKRIQNIPQSLWTIINQIDELKGRWIGGAEINPQALGRLKRSVLITSAGASTRIEGAKLSDEDVEKMMRGLSMQKFADRDKQEVQGYYELLNNVFNSYNKIPFSESSIQHLHKELLKYVEKDKLHRGEYKKTENRVEMINEAGESVGVLFDTTPAWLTPKEMQELVEWTKESFIQKEIHPLLIVANFLIEFLNIHPFQDGNGRLSRVLTNLMMLQAGYAYMPYVSHEKLIEDNKAEYYIALRKSQKTLKSNNANIEPWLEFFFNVLLTQAKQAIELLSKENIEKLLSPKQLLVWEYLEKVSEATPGEISKNTKVARPTVSQAIDTLLRLKKVERIGQGRTTRYRKK comes from the coding sequence ATGAATTACAATAAACGTATTCAAAATATACCACAAAGTCTATGGACAATCATCAACCAAATTGATGAGTTAAAAGGAAGATGGATTGGTGGAGCGGAGATAAATCCGCAGGCGCTCGGAAGATTGAAACGCTCGGTTTTAATTACTTCGGCTGGCGCATCAACTCGTATTGAAGGAGCAAAACTTTCAGACGAAGATGTTGAAAAAATGATGCGCGGACTTTCTATGCAAAAATTCGCTGATCGGGACAAGCAGGAGGTGCAAGGATATTACGAACTGCTGAATAATGTTTTCAATTCTTATAACAAAATACCATTTTCGGAAAGTAGTATTCAGCATCTGCATAAAGAACTTTTGAAGTATGTAGAGAAGGATAAGCTTCACAGAGGCGAATACAAAAAAACAGAGAATAGGGTTGAAATGATAAACGAGGCTGGTGAATCCGTCGGCGTGTTATTTGATACTACGCCTGCTTGGCTTACGCCAAAGGAAATGCAGGAGTTAGTGGAATGGACAAAAGAATCTTTTATTCAAAAAGAAATCCACCCACTGCTTATTGTTGCTAATTTTTTAATTGAATTTTTAAATATTCACCCATTCCAAGATGGCAACGGCAGACTTTCCAGAGTACTAACAAATTTAATGATGCTTCAGGCTGGCTACGCGTATATGCCTTATGTCTCGCATGAGAAATTAATTGAAGACAACAAAGCTGAGTACTATATCGCTCTTCGCAAAAGTCAGAAAACTTTAAAATCTAACAATGCAAATATTGAGCCATGGCTTGAATTCTTTTTTAATGTTCTACTCACTCAGGCAAAGCAAGCAATTGAATTATTGTCAAAAGAAAATATTGAAAAACTTTTATCTCCAAAACAGCTTTTGGTTTGGGAATATCTTGAAAAAGTTTCTGAAGCAACCCCGGGAGAAATTTCAAAGAACACAAAAGTAGCGAGACCAACTGTATCACAAGCAATCGACACTCTTTTGCGTTTGAAAAAAGTGGAACGCATCGGACAAGGGAGGACGACGAGGTATAGAAAGAAGTAA
- a CDS encoding DUF1361 domain-containing protein codes for MKIRKITQILIVVSVIAIIFILFRLDLSGVETPGYLIWNLFLAWIPYIISSYFIKKETSISIFIPLFIFWLLFFPNAPYLVTDVTHIVSSPASFVWYDSLLFFFFGWVGLLLGMVSLYRIHQYFKNHLSNFISELIIFVICFVSSFGVYLGRFERWNSWDLFLNPFNLIKQSVNISADLINAGAPLIFVGIFTIFMYSVYKTVYILIADNSEL; via the coding sequence ATGAAAATCAGAAAAATAACTCAAATACTCATCGTGGTGTCGGTTATCGCTATTATTTTTATCCTTTTTCGTTTGGATTTGTCGGGAGTAGAAACTCCTGGTTATTTGATCTGGAATCTTTTTTTAGCTTGGATACCTTACATAATTTCTTCGTATTTTATTAAAAAGGAAACATCAATAAGTATTTTTATACCATTGTTTATTTTCTGGCTTTTGTTTTTCCCAAATGCTCCATATTTAGTGACTGATGTTACGCACATAGTCTCGAGTCCTGCGTCCTTCGTGTGGTATGACAGCTTGCTCTTCTTTTTCTTCGGATGGGTCGGTTTGCTTTTGGGAATGGTTTCTCTTTATCGTATTCATCAATATTTCAAAAATCATTTAAGCAATTTTATTTCTGAACTGATAATTTTTGTTATTTGTTTTGTTTCGAGTTTCGGAGTGTATTTGGGAAGATTCGAAAGATGGAATAGCTGGGATCTTTTTTTAAACCCATTTAATTTAATTAAGCAGTCAGTTAATATTTCAGCTGACCTCATTAATGCAGGCGCCCCATTAATTTTTGTCGGCATATTTACTATATTCATGTACTCAGTTTATAAAACAGTATATATTCTGATTGCAGATAACTCTGAATTATAA
- a CDS encoding RluA family pseudouridine synthase, with the protein MPAITNSKIKVLYEDANILAIDKPSGILVHPDERSKEKTILDLFIKKYLKLEIVHRLDRETSGVLLLAKNKKAHEFLKKQFQNREIKKVYHAIVSGNVKNERGIINKPIGRSPKDFRRYSAGRGARGEMREAITQYRVLKRFVAKAKLQEILHPRGSHSAGEGRRGGKLLEAKPQRFTYLEIRPKTGRTHQIRVHMKYLNHPIVCDSLYNPDNPCPKGIFRVALHAKSIEFKNLKGETIKVESAIPKEFEKVVK; encoded by the coding sequence ATGCCAGCAATAACAAATTCAAAAATAAAAGTTTTATACGAGGATGCAAATATCCTGGCCATAGACAAACCGTCTGGAATTTTGGTGCACCCTGACGAAAGAAGTAAAGAGAAAACAATTTTAGATTTATTTATAAAAAAATATCTGAAATTAGAGATAGTGCATAGACTTGATAGAGAGACTTCCGGAGTTCTCTTGTTGGCTAAAAATAAAAAAGCTCACGAATTTCTAAAAAAACAATTTCAAAATCGGGAGATAAAAAAAGTTTATCATGCTATCGTTTCCGGCAATGTAAAAAATGAGAGGGGGATAATAAATAAGCCAATCGGGCGAAGCCCGAAAGATTTTCGCCGTTATTCGGCTGGCAGAGGAGCCCGGGGAGAGATGCGAGAAGCGATAACCCAGTATAGGGTTTTGAAACGTTTTGTTGCTAAGGCGAAGCTTCAAGAAATTTTACATCCCCGAGGGTCCCACTCCGCAGGAGAAGGGCGCAGGGGTGGAAAATTACTTGAAGCGAAGCCACAAAGATTTACCTATCTGGAAATAAGACCAAAAACTGGCCGGACGCATCAGATCAGGGTGCATATGAAATATTTGAATCATCCCATTGTGTGCGATTCGCTTTATAATCCTGATAATCCTTGCCCGAAAGGCATTTTTCGAGTGGCCCTGCATGCCAAATCCATAGAATTTAAGAACTTAAAAGGGGAAACTATAAAAGTGGAATCCGCAATTCCAAAAGAGTTTGAGAAGGTGGTAAAATGA
- the rplS gene encoding 50S ribosomal protein L19, whose translation MAGNKINKIKFTPVDIEERKKLNFKAGDTVSVSSKIIDEKGKSRFQVFEGIVLARKHGTEAGATFTVRKVSSGVGVERIFPLYSPMIGEIKITKRSRARRSKLYYIRTKAVKDVRKKMRSIAHSEEANDAVEKVAE comes from the coding sequence ATGGCAGGAAATAAAATCAATAAAATAAAATTCACTCCGGTAGATATCGAAGAGCGAAAGAAGCTTAATTTCAAGGCTGGAGATACTGTTTCTGTTTCGTCAAAGATTATAGATGAAAAAGGCAAGTCTCGTTTTCAAGTTTTTGAGGGTATCGTGCTTGCTAGAAAACATGGCACTGAAGCGGGTGCTACTTTTACCGTCAGAAAGGTTTCTTCTGGTGTTGGAGTAGAAAGAATTTTTCCGTTATATTCTCCAATGATAGGGGAAATCAAAATAACTAAAAGGTCTCGCGCTCGCAGGTCAAAACTTTACTATATCCGTACCAAGGCAGTCAAAGATGTTCGCAAAAAAATGCGTTCCATCGCTCATTCAGAGGAAGCAAACGATGCAGTAGAAAAAGTTGCAGAATAA
- a CDS encoding MFS transporter: MKNKIRNTFLSLRIRNYRLYFIGQAISLSGTWIQTIAQGWLVLQLTHSGTQLGIVYTFQFLPILILGPWGGLVADRFSKRKILYLTQGIFGVLALVLGILVLTHSIQIYMVYIFALILGLVNVINSPTLHTFIPEMVGKENLQNAVSLNVMESNLARAIGPALAGILILSVGIGWCFIFNAISFIAVIIAFSIMKEKELHLTFRAQNKSGQLMEGLRYVRSNPILFNTLLMMAIIGTLSYEFATSLPLIAQYTFHGDAGSYAFLQTFIGIGSAVGGLLAASRKKISSNMIVVSAMGLGVSLTIAAFMPNIFLMILVMFIVGIFSINYISLSNTTLQTESRPEMRGRVMALWTVAFLGSTSIGGPIIGWIGEHIGPRYGLAVGGVAAIIAAFIGKIKIARNNETHIVSSETKILEEEVGEQMNLK; the protein is encoded by the coding sequence ATGAAAAATAAAATCAGAAATACCTTTCTTTCGCTTAGAATAAGAAATTACAGATTGTATTTTATTGGTCAGGCAATTTCTTTGTCTGGTACATGGATACAGACAATCGCTCAGGGTTGGCTTGTATTACAACTAACACATTCAGGTACTCAGCTTGGAATTGTGTACACTTTTCAATTTTTACCGATTCTTATTTTGGGTCCCTGGGGCGGGTTGGTTGCTGATAGATTTTCAAAAAGAAAGATTCTCTATTTAACCCAAGGTATTTTTGGTGTTTTGGCTTTAGTATTAGGTATTCTTGTTTTGACTCATAGTATCCAAATTTATATGGTTTATATATTCGCCTTAATCCTTGGATTAGTCAATGTTATAAACAGCCCAACATTACATACCTTTATTCCAGAGATGGTAGGAAAGGAGAATTTACAAAATGCAGTTTCTTTAAATGTAATGGAGTCTAATTTAGCTCGTGCTATTGGGCCAGCCTTAGCTGGAATTTTAATTTTATCTGTTGGAATCGGTTGGTGTTTCATTTTTAATGCAATCTCCTTCATTGCCGTAATTATTGCTTTTTCCATTATGAAGGAAAAGGAGTTACATTTAACTTTTAGAGCTCAAAATAAAAGTGGGCAATTAATGGAGGGTTTGCGTTATGTGCGATCTAACCCAATTCTTTTTAACACACTTCTAATGATGGCGATTATTGGTACTTTGTCGTATGAATTTGCCACTTCGCTGCCATTAATCGCTCAATATACTTTTCATGGCGATGCTGGAAGTTATGCATTTTTGCAAACTTTTATAGGAATTGGATCTGCTGTAGGTGGCTTGCTGGCAGCCAGCAGAAAAAAAATATCCTCTAATATGATTGTTGTGTCGGCCATGGGGTTAGGCGTATCTTTAACAATTGCCGCATTTATGCCAAATATTTTTCTTATGATTTTAGTTATGTTTATTGTCGGCATATTTTCTATTAATTATATTTCTTTAAGTAATACAACTTTACAAACGGAAAGCAGACCAGAAATGCGGGGTCGAGTAATGGCACTTTGGACAGTGGCCTTTCTTGGATCCACGTCAATCGGTGGACCAATCATTGGTTGGATTGGAGAACACATAGGTCCACGTTACGGGTTAGCCGTAGGAGGAGTAGCCGCAATTATCGCTGCTTTTATTGGAAAAATTAAAATTGCACGCAATAATGAAACACATATTGTTTCTAGTGAAACAAAAATATTAGAAGAAGAAGTCGGCGAACAAATGAACTTAAAATAA
- a CDS encoding Sua5/YciO/YrdC/YwlC family protein, translated as MIWNNPNLIKVLKDGGVAVMPTDTIYGIVGRAQNLATVEHIYALRKRSPNKPCIILIGNINELEKFSISLSQQQQSKLKESLFNLSGIEGSEPLSIVLDCPDDAFAFLHRGTNTLAFRVPLNEELRNLLIQTGPLIAPSANIEDMPPVQNIDEAKKYFGNSVNLYVDGGAIAGKASKVIRLNKDGTVTVVRE; from the coding sequence ATGATTTGGAATAACCCTAATTTAATAAAAGTTCTAAAAGATGGTGGGGTGGCAGTGATGCCGACTGATACTATATATGGAATAGTCGGAAGGGCGCAAAACCTCGCGACAGTTGAGCATATTTACGCCTTGCGCAAAAGAAGCCCCAATAAGCCTTGCATTATATTAATTGGAAATATTAACGAACTGGAAAAGTTTTCCATTTCTTTATCACAACAGCAACAAAGCAAACTAAAAGAAAGTTTGTTTAATTTAAGCGGAATCGAAGGATCCGAACCTTTGAGTATTGTTTTAGATTGCCCGGATGATGCTTTTGCATTTTTGCATCGAGGAACGAATACTCTTGCATTTAGAGTTCCTCTTAATGAAGAACTTAGAAATTTGTTGATCCAAACAGGTCCACTTATCGCTCCCTCGGCAAACATAGAAGATATGCCTCCTGTGCAAAATATCGATGAAGCAAAAAAATATTTTGGCAACTCAGTTAATCTGTATGTGGATGGAGGCGCTATTGCAGGCAAAGCATCCAAGGTGATCAGATTAAATAAAGATGGAACAGTGACTGTTGTCAGAGAATGA
- a CDS encoding divalent metal cation transporter: MVKFPDELIADTEQSAVPDKTRKKRKTPKPFGRFLRILGPGIVTGAADDDPSGIATYSQAGAQFGFSLPWTMLFTLPLMTAVQEACMRIGAVTGKGLAAVVRERYPKIVLYPIVLLVVCANTLNIGSDIGAMAASTRLIIPIIPFSVLAVGFAILIILLEVLIPYRTYIRILKWLAMALFAYFITAFLIAVPWVDVLKSTLIPQVQFNRSFLYIIVGIFGTTISPYLFFWQTSNVVEDSIAKHKMPQSGGIPKLTKSYLKNLRIDNAVGMLFSNVTAWFIIVVGALVLNQNGVTNINTAADAARALEPLVHTFPNAGFLAKLIFSIGIIGIGLQSIPVLAGSSAYAVAETFSWREGLFRKFKQSRNFYFVIIVGTLIGLVFNFIGFDPIKALIFTAVFNGVAAVPLIYFITRLSSRNDVMGEHKSGLASKLGLWAAFVLMGVFAIALLVSFL, encoded by the coding sequence ATGGTTAAATTTCCTGATGAATTAATCGCTGACACAGAACAAAGTGCCGTACCAGATAAAACAAGGAAAAAAAGAAAAACTCCGAAACCATTCGGGAGATTTTTAAGAATCCTCGGTCCAGGGATTGTCACAGGAGCAGCCGATGACGATCCGTCTGGAATCGCTACATATTCCCAAGCGGGAGCGCAATTCGGGTTCTCCTTGCCCTGGACTATGCTTTTCACTCTTCCGCTTATGACCGCCGTGCAAGAAGCTTGCATGCGCATAGGAGCCGTCACCGGCAAAGGATTGGCGGCCGTGGTCCGTGAACGTTATCCCAAAATAGTATTGTATCCGATCGTATTGCTCGTGGTGTGCGCTAATACTCTCAATATCGGTTCAGACATCGGAGCAATGGCAGCCAGCACTCGGCTTATTATTCCGATTATTCCATTTTCTGTTTTAGCGGTTGGTTTTGCTATCCTTATAATATTATTAGAAGTGCTTATTCCTTATCGCACGTATATTCGTATTTTAAAATGGCTGGCAATGGCATTATTTGCCTATTTCATTACAGCATTTTTAATTGCCGTACCTTGGGTTGATGTATTAAAATCTACTCTCATCCCCCAGGTCCAATTCAATAGATCTTTTCTGTACATCATAGTCGGAATTTTTGGCACAACTATCTCGCCTTATTTATTCTTCTGGCAGACGAGCAACGTTGTCGAGGACAGTATCGCTAAACATAAAATGCCCCAAAGCGGTGGCATTCCTAAATTAACAAAATCTTATTTAAAAAATCTGCGTATTGATAATGCCGTAGGTATGCTTTTTTCCAACGTCACTGCATGGTTTATCATCGTAGTGGGAGCTCTCGTGCTCAATCAAAATGGAGTGACGAATATTAATACGGCTGCTGATGCCGCCCGCGCTCTTGAACCATTAGTACACACATTTCCAAACGCTGGCTTTCTGGCGAAGCTTATTTTTTCCATCGGAATAATTGGCATCGGTCTTCAGAGCATACCGGTGTTGGCGGGAAGTTCTGCCTACGCAGTGGCTGAGACCTTTAGCTGGCGAGAAGGACTGTTCCGCAAATTCAAACAATCGCGCAATTTTTATTTTGTGATTATTGTCGGCACCTTGATTGGTCTGGTTTTTAATTTTATAGGTTTTGATCCTATCAAGGCGCTTATCTTTACCGCCGTATTCAACGGAGTCGCAGCAGTCCCTCTAATTTATTTTATTACAAGACTTTCTAGCCGAAATGATGTAATGGGCGAGCATAAAAGCGGTCTAGCCTCAAAGCTTGGACTCTGGGCCGCTTTTGTATTAATGGGCGTATTTGCCATAGCGCTACTCGTTTCGTTTTTATAA
- the murB gene encoding UDP-N-acetylmuramate dehydrogenase: MEILKNYNLSKLNTLGINVEAKFFVEVQSEKDLKELFVLPEFKNNKKMFLGGGSNVLFTKDFDGMVVLNKLRGIEITEEDSENVYIRGAGGELWHDLVMFAVNHGYWGIENLSFIPGTVGAAPVQNIGAYGLELKDVLFNVETFEIETGIKRIFSKEECKLGYRDSVFKNKLKNKYFISAITLKLSKKEKRNIKYKILSDFLEKNKIEIKSPKDISDAVMCIRQSKLPDPKIIGNAGSFFKNVFVGKEQLQVLQISYPEIPHFENNGIIKIPAAWLVEQCGWKGHRVGNVGVHEKQALVLVNYGEVKGLEILELANKIIASVKEKFGLDLVPEVNIV; the protein is encoded by the coding sequence ATGGAAATTTTAAAGAACTACAATCTTTCTAAGTTAAACACCCTCGGTATCAACGTCGAGGCGAAATTTTTCGTCGAAGTGCAATCTGAAAAAGATCTGAAAGAACTTTTTGTTTTGCCCGAATTTAAAAATAATAAGAAAATGTTCCTCGGGGGAGGGAGCAATGTTTTATTTACCAAAGATTTTGACGGAATGGTGGTTTTAAATAAATTAAGAGGCATAGAAATCACGGAAGAAGATTCTGAAAATGTTTATATTCGCGGAGCGGGCGGAGAACTTTGGCATGATTTGGTAATGTTTGCTGTCAATCATGGATATTGGGGCATAGAAAATTTATCATTCATTCCTGGGACTGTCGGTGCTGCGCCGGTACAAAACATAGGAGCATATGGACTAGAGCTCAAGGATGTGCTTTTTAACGTTGAAACTTTTGAAATTGAAACAGGAATAAAAAGGATTTTTAGCAAAGAAGAGTGCAAGTTGGGATACCGGGACAGTGTTTTTAAAAATAAATTAAAAAATAAATATTTTATTTCAGCTATTACTTTAAAATTAAGCAAAAAAGAAAAGCGAAACATAAAATATAAAATTTTGTCAGATTTTTTAGAAAAAAATAAAATAGAAATTAAGAGCCCAAAAGATATTAGCGATGCTGTGATGTGTATACGCCAAAGCAAATTACCAGACCCAAAAATTATAGGCAATGCCGGGAGTTTTTTTAAAAATGTTTTTGTGGGGAAAGAACAGCTGCAAGTTTTGCAAATAAGTTATCCGGAAATCCCTCATTTTGAAAATAATGGAATTATAAAAATTCCTGCTGCTTGGTTGGTTGAACAGTGCGGATGGAAAGGACACAGAGTGGGGAATGTCGGGGTGCATGAAAAGCAAGCACTAGTTTTAGTAAATTACGGAGAGGTGAAAGGTTTAGAGATTTTGGAGTTAGCAAACAAAATAATTGCATCCGTAAAAGAAAAATTCGGACTGGATTTAGTGCCCGAAGTTAATATTGTGTAA
- a CDS encoding nucleotidyl transferase AbiEii/AbiGii toxin family protein — MILPNTKDTIHKAWLYRLLSGIYDEPQLAGFLYFKGGTCAAMLGYLDRFSVDLDFDFTGKKEDVPMVQKKLEKVFRKLGMEIKDRSKNVPQYFLKYPAKDHERNTIKLDVTFPPPLANKYEPKEFADIDRIITCQTIETMFANKLVALIDRYEKNESIAGRDLYDIHHFFFQGFTYDKEVIEERRKKSVAEFFRELADFIEKNITETIINQDLNSLLAPDQFQKIRKILKRETLMFLRDEIKRSS; from the coding sequence ATGATTTTACCCAATACCAAAGACACCATCCACAAAGCCTGGCTTTACAGGTTGCTTTCGGGAATTTACGACGAGCCTCAACTCGCTGGGTTTTTGTATTTCAAGGGCGGAACTTGTGCGGCGATGCTCGGGTATCTTGATCGTTTTTCGGTGGATTTGGATTTTGATTTTACCGGTAAAAAGGAAGATGTTCCGATGGTTCAAAAAAAACTGGAAAAAGTTTTCAGAAAGCTCGGCATGGAAATAAAAGACCGAAGCAAAAACGTTCCGCAATATTTTTTGAAATATCCCGCTAAAGATCATGAGCGAAACACGATAAAATTGGATGTTACTTTTCCTCCGCCCTTGGCCAACAAATATGAACCCAAGGAATTTGCTGATATTGACAGGATCATTACTTGCCAGACTATCGAAACGATGTTTGCCAATAAATTGGTGGCGCTTATCGACCGTTATGAGAAAAACGAGTCCATCGCCGGGCGCGACCTGTATGACATCCATCATTTTTTCTTTCAAGGCTTCACTTATGACAAGGAAGTGATTGAGGAAAGAAGGAAAAAGTCTGTCGCGGAGTTTTTTAGGGAGCTAGCGGATTTTATCGAGAAAAACATCACTGAAACGATTATCAACCAGGACTTGAATTCTTTGCTCGCACCTGATCAATTCCAAAAAATTAGAAAGATATTGAAGCGGGAAACACTGATGTTTCTGCGGGACGAAATAAAAAGGAGTAGTTGA
- a CDS encoding FKBP-type peptidyl-prolyl cis-trans isomerase, protein MNTEKKNMNIVLAVVICLALVGVLIFISLKNKENMPLNNDVNNIVNDVSDNTTPTIPSEDSVSVGEVAKNGDTVSVNYTGRLENGTVFDSNVDPKFNHVQSFNFTLGSGQVIPGWEKGIVGMKVGEKKILTIPPADAYGATGVGGVIPPNATLIFDVELLAIKK, encoded by the coding sequence ATGAATACAGAGAAAAAAAATATGAATATAGTTTTGGCAGTGGTGATTTGTTTAGCTTTGGTGGGAGTTTTAATTTTTATCAGCCTTAAAAATAAAGAAAATATGCCTTTGAATAATGACGTAAACAATATTGTTAATGATGTTTCTGACAATACTACTCCAACTATTCCATCTGAGGATTCTGTTTCAGTGGGAGAAGTAGCGAAAAATGGAGACACAGTTTCTGTAAATTATACCGGCCGTTTAGAAAACGGTACAGTTTTTGATTCAAATGTCGATCCGAAATTTAACCACGTACAGTCTTTCAATTTCACTTTGGGTTCCGGACAAGTTATCCCTGGTTGGGAAAAAGGAATTGTCGGAATGAAAGTGGGAGAGAAAAAAATCCTTACTATACCTCCAGCGGATGCTTATGGGGCAACTGGTGTCGGAGGAGTTATCCCGCCGAATGCGACCCTTATTTTTGATGTCGAATTACTAGCGATTAAAAAATAA
- a CDS encoding SIMPL domain-containing protein (The SIMPL domain is named for its presence in mouse protein SIMPL (signalling molecule that associates with mouse pelle-like kinase). Bacterial member BP26, from Brucella, was shown to assemble into a channel-like structure, while YggE from E. coli has been associated with resistance to oxidative stress.) has product MEISPEQKVKLYNGLKIALIVFLAVVVANALFDCRGDRDEDKTPNTISFSGHGEVTAVPDIANIYFTISQDAKTVKDAQTAVATIEKKALDLLKAKGVADKDIQTANASFNPKYQYQNAVCPPVPVGAGTAGIAVGSTSPSYCPPGRQVLVGYTANESITVKIRNIDSVGDIMQGLGTTGVSDLNGPNFAIDKEDSLKAEARKKAIDDAKAKAKVLAKDLGVRLGKITSFSENGNTPIMYTASAMMKDSAGAAPAPAVIPKGENTISSDVTITYEIR; this is encoded by the coding sequence ATGGAAATATCGCCAGAACAAAAAGTAAAATTATATAACGGATTAAAGATCGCGCTTATTGTTTTCTTGGCTGTTGTGGTCGCAAATGCTTTGTTTGATTGTAGAGGCGATAGAGACGAAGATAAAACACCTAACACTATATCTTTTTCTGGGCACGGGGAAGTCACAGCGGTGCCTGATATAGCGAATATTTATTTTACGATTAGCCAAGATGCAAAAACAGTGAAAGATGCTCAAACGGCAGTGGCAACCATAGAGAAAAAAGCCTTAGATTTATTGAAAGCAAAAGGGGTGGCAGACAAAGATATTCAGACCGCGAATGCATCCTTTAATCCTAAGTATCAATATCAAAATGCTGTTTGCCCTCCTGTTCCTGTGGGTGCCGGCACAGCCGGGATTGCAGTTGGCTCAACTTCTCCTTCTTATTGTCCTCCTGGCAGGCAAGTGCTTGTCGGCTATACAGCAAACGAAAGTATTACGGTAAAAATTAGAAATATCGATTCTGTCGGTGATATTATGCAAGGACTAGGGACAACAGGCGTTTCTGATTTGAACGGCCCTAATTTCGCAATTGATAAAGAAGATTCTTTAAAAGCAGAAGCAAGGAAAAAAGCTATTGATGACGCCAAAGCAAAAGCAAAAGTGTTGGCAAAAGATTTAGGAGTACGTTTGGGAAAAATTACTTCTTTCAGTGAAAATGGAAATACTCCGATTATGTATACCGCGAGCGCTATGATGAAAGATAGTGCGGGGGCAGCTCCGGCACCGGCAGTGATTCCAAAAGGGGAGAACACCATCAGCTCGGATGTGACTATAACTTACGAAATAAGGTAG
- the secE gene encoding preprotein translocase subunit SecE, translating to MSKITEYLEETKTELKHVIWPSRNQTLYYTLLVIVLSVVIAYYLGFFDFIFSQVLQKIITP from the coding sequence ATGTCAAAAATCACTGAATACTTAGAAGAAACAAAAACAGAATTAAAACATGTTATCTGGCCATCTAGGAATCAAACTTTATATTATACGCTCTTAGTTATTGTTTTATCCGTGGTGATTGCCTATTATTTAGGTTTTTTTGATTTTATTTTCTCCCAAGTCTTACAAAAAATAATTACCCCTTAA
- the nusG gene encoding transcription termination/antitermination protein NusG, protein MAKQETLGTRNWYAIHTYAGYENVVLRNLKQRIDSLGMNDKIFNVIVPVEKKIKIKAGKRVEVEEKIYPGYVLVDMIVTDDSWYVVRNTPRVTGFVGAGVNPVPLKKEEVDYLFKKMDAGTARHNIDMVVGETVRITDGPFKDLEGKVNNIDQDRGKVKVLVSMFGRETPVELDFLQVKKI, encoded by the coding sequence ATGGCTAAACAAGAAACGCTAGGAACAAGAAATTGGTACGCAATACATACTTATGCCGGATACGAGAACGTTGTTCTTCGTAATTTGAAACAGCGCATAGACTCTCTCGGGATGAATGATAAAATTTTTAACGTGATTGTCCCAGTTGAAAAGAAAATAAAAATCAAAGCCGGCAAGCGAGTAGAAGTGGAAGAAAAAATTTATCCCGGATATGTGTTGGTGGATATGATTGTGACGGATGATTCTTGGTATGTGGTGCGCAATACGCCTAGGGTGACTGGCTTTGTCGGCGCAGGAGTCAACCCCGTTCCATTAAAAAAAGAAGAGGTTGATTACTTATTCAAAAAGATGGATGCTGGAACTGCCAGGCACAACATTGATATGGTTGTGGGCGAGACGGTTCGCATTACCGATGGCCCATTTAAGGATCTGGAAGGCAAGGTAAACAATATTGATCAAGATCGCGGAAAAGTGAAAGTGCTCGTTTCGATGTTCGGTCGCGAGACGCCAGTAGAGCTAGATTTTCTACAGGTAAAAAAGATATAA